In the genome of Oryzomonas sagensis, one region contains:
- a CDS encoding threonine aldolase family protein, whose translation MPSDDQHTSQPLFNQFASDNYAGICPEAWRAMEEANHGYVSSYGDDSWTERACESIRRLFATDCQVFFVFNGTAANSLALASLCRSYHSVVCHDMAHIETDECGAPEFFSNGTKILHTNGINGKLDLDAVELAITRRSDIHYPKPRVLSMAQSTELGTVYTPGEIGAACDLAHSHGLRVHMDGARFANAVATLGVTPAETSWKAGVDVLCLGGAKNGMAIGEAVVFFDRALAEEFEYRCKQAGQLASKMRFISAPWIGMLESGAWLRNAENANRQARLLADELAGIPGVRLMYPCQANAVFTEMPEQATAALRAAGWHFYSFIGTGGARFMCSWLTTEQDVRNLAAAVRQACGEQ comes from the coding sequence ATGCCATCGGACGACCAGCACACCTCGCAACCGTTATTCAACCAATTCGCCAGCGACAACTATGCCGGCATCTGCCCGGAAGCCTGGCGCGCCATGGAGGAGGCTAACCACGGTTATGTCTCGTCCTATGGCGACGACTCCTGGACCGAGCGCGCCTGCGAAAGCATCCGCCGCCTGTTCGCGACCGACTGCCAGGTCTTCTTCGTCTTCAACGGCACAGCGGCCAATTCGCTGGCCCTGGCATCCCTGTGCCGTTCCTACCATAGCGTTGTCTGTCACGACATGGCCCACATCGAGACCGACGAGTGCGGCGCCCCGGAGTTCTTTTCCAACGGCACAAAGATCCTGCACACCAACGGCATCAACGGCAAATTGGACCTGGATGCGGTTGAGCTTGCCATCACCCGGCGCAGCGACATCCACTATCCCAAGCCGCGGGTTTTGAGCATGGCCCAGTCAACGGAACTGGGAACCGTCTACACGCCCGGCGAGATCGGCGCCGCCTGCGACCTGGCCCACTCCCACGGCCTGCGGGTCCACATGGATGGGGCCCGCTTTGCCAACGCCGTGGCAACCCTGGGCGTAACGCCGGCGGAAACGAGCTGGAAGGCAGGGGTCGATGTCCTCTGCCTTGGCGGGGCCAAGAACGGCATGGCCATCGGCGAAGCGGTGGTTTTCTTCGACCGGGCGCTTGCCGAGGAGTTCGAGTACCGCTGCAAACAGGCCGGGCAACTGGCGTCGAAGATGCGCTTTATCTCCGCCCCCTGGATCGGGATGCTGGAGAGCGGGGCCTGGCTGCGCAACGCCGAGAACGCCAACCGCCAAGCCCGGCTGCTGGCAGACGAACTGGCCGGGATCCCCGGCGTGCGCCTCATGTACCCCTGCCAAGCCAATGCGGTCTTTACGGAGATGCCGGAACAGGCGACCGCGGCGCTACGTGCGGCGGGGTGGCACTTCTATTCCTTCATCGGCACCGGCGGCGCCCGCTTCATGTGTTCGTGGCTGACCACGGAGCAGGATGTGCGCAACCTGGCCGCAGCGGTCCGGCAAGCCTGCGGGGAACAGTAA
- a CDS encoding L,D-transpeptidase, producing MHPSRMRLSHKIVLVFIFTSLLVGVTVLRTPSETSEPGASPTDKAMEDLSRVEYPSLKNIKWHPHFIQPNQTLESLFGNDWIWVARFNRIDRRHVYPGMTIKVPDNIADIRGYTPLPRFYEPARSHDKYILVDLTEQWLGGYEHGKLVISVPAATGRAEAPTPTGLFRISARDQNHTSSLYKTQNDEEQYPMDNAMRFHVDEKSIGYWIHARDLPGRPASHGCIGLYDEAMQKRVFGAPDKPVLLDSEKVYAWAVGEADYEDDSGNLEELEDAPSVEIRGELPRYLPKSPFRR from the coding sequence ATGCATCCCAGCCGAATGCGACTTTCTCACAAGATCGTCCTGGTGTTCATTTTTACCTCCCTGCTCGTGGGGGTCACCGTACTGCGTACCCCCTCCGAAACCAGCGAGCCGGGCGCTTCGCCGACCGACAAGGCGATGGAGGACCTTTCGCGGGTGGAGTACCCCAGCCTCAAGAACATCAAATGGCATCCCCATTTCATCCAGCCGAATCAGACCTTGGAATCGCTCTTTGGGAATGACTGGATTTGGGTAGCGCGCTTCAATCGCATTGACCGGCGTCACGTGTATCCCGGCATGACGATCAAGGTGCCGGACAATATTGCCGATATCCGTGGCTATACGCCGCTGCCGCGTTTCTACGAGCCTGCCCGCAGCCACGACAAATATATCCTTGTGGACCTTACCGAACAGTGGCTGGGCGGTTATGAGCACGGCAAGCTCGTCATATCCGTTCCGGCCGCCACCGGCAGGGCCGAGGCGCCAACCCCCACGGGACTGTTTCGCATCAGCGCCCGGGATCAGAACCACACGTCGTCCCTCTACAAGACCCAGAACGATGAGGAACAGTATCCCATGGACAACGCCATGCGCTTTCATGTCGACGAGAAGAGCATCGGTTACTGGATTCATGCCCGGGACCTTCCGGGGCGTCCTGCCTCCCACGGCTGTATCGGGCTCTATGACGAGGCGATGCAGAAACGGGTCTTCGGGGCTCCGGATAAGCCGGTGCTGCTGGATTCCGAAAAGGTGTATGCGTGGGCTGTGGGGGAGGCGGATTACGAGGACGACAGCGGCAATCTTGAGGAACTGGAAGACGCGCCGTCGGTCGAGATCCGCGGCGAGTTGCCGCGGTATCTGCCCAAGAGTCCGTTCCGGCGGTAG
- the hemB gene encoding porphobilinogen synthase: MFFPQFRARRIRGSEIFRRMVRETSLSVNDLIYPMFSAFGNGPRKEISSMPGIYQQSIADIVVEAREVYALGIPAVILFGIPETKDAVGSDAYSDTGIIQETIRALKKEVPGLAVITDVCMCEYTDHGHCGIIKDGDVDNDATLELLAKEALSHVQAGADMVAPSDMMDGRVAAIREILDDNGYDAIPIMSYAVKYASGYYGPFREAADSTPQFGDRRSYQMDPANRLEALREAAADIEEGADIIMVKPGLPYLDILRDLRNDYNLPLAVYNVSGEYSMIKAAALNGWIDEERVVMETMLGFKRAGADIIITYHAKDVARWLKQR, encoded by the coding sequence ATGTTTTTCCCCCAGTTCAGGGCACGCAGGATTCGCGGCAGCGAGATATTCCGCAGGATGGTCCGCGAGACGAGCCTGTCGGTGAACGATCTGATTTACCCCATGTTTTCGGCATTCGGCAACGGCCCGAGGAAGGAGATATCCTCGATGCCGGGCATCTATCAGCAGTCTATCGCCGATATCGTTGTGGAGGCCCGCGAGGTGTATGCCCTGGGCATCCCGGCGGTGATACTCTTCGGAATCCCGGAGACCAAGGATGCCGTGGGCAGCGATGCCTACTCGGATACCGGCATCATCCAGGAGACGATTCGGGCGTTGAAGAAGGAGGTGCCGGGGCTGGCGGTCATCACCGACGTGTGCATGTGCGAATACACCGACCACGGCCATTGCGGCATCATCAAGGACGGTGACGTGGACAACGACGCGACCCTGGAACTCCTGGCAAAGGAGGCGCTCTCCCATGTCCAGGCGGGCGCCGACATGGTGGCGCCCTCGGATATGATGGACGGCAGGGTGGCGGCCATTCGCGAGATTCTGGACGATAACGGTTACGATGCCATCCCGATCATGAGCTATGCGGTGAAATACGCCTCGGGGTATTACGGCCCCTTCCGCGAGGCGGCGGACTCGACCCCCCAGTTCGGCGACCGCCGTTCCTACCAGATGGATCCGGCCAACCGGCTCGAGGCGCTGCGCGAGGCGGCGGCGGACATCGAGGAGGGGGCCGATATCATCATGGTCAAACCCGGCCTCCCCTATCTCGATATCCTGCGGGACCTGCGCAACGACTACAACCTGCCCCTGGCGGTGTACAACGTCTCCGGGGAGTACAGCATGATAAAGGCCGCCGCTCTGAATGGCTGGATCGACGAGGAGCGGGTGGTCATGGAGACCATGCTCGGATTCAAGCGCGCGGGCGCCGACATCATCATCACCTACCACGCCAAGGATGTGGCACGCTGGCTGAAGCAGCGCTAA
- a CDS encoding OmpA family protein produces MRKKLALVVVGSIAALATAASAGNKEGAFSLSPVIGGYTYDGVQHRDTTPVFGARLGYNFTKAFGVEGLFDYAHTESTKSEQKFDMYRYGGELLYHFFPDNTLVPYVAAGYAGLNFNDNKPQGAFDYGAGLKYFLTDNFALRGDVRHILYNFQSKTINNVEYTVGAYIPFGGTAPVVKAVEAPAPAPAPAPEPPKAVEPPPVAPAPAAPTSTLAVAPATVTKGEPATLSWTSRNATACDIQPGIGAVQPQGSMSITPADNTDYTLTCTGAGGSVTSAAKVAVTAPVVAKPVAKLCSPTTLGIQFDTAKSDIKPKYHDELKKVGDFLTENPGAKGVIEGHTDNVGSLKMNMDLSQRRAESVRAYIIKNFGIAPERISAKGYGPTKPVASNKNAAGKQKNRRIDANFTCDGK; encoded by the coding sequence ATGAGGAAAAAACTTGCATTGGTTGTGGTCGGTTCCATAGCGGCACTTGCAACCGCCGCGTCAGCCGGAAACAAGGAGGGGGCGTTCTCCCTGTCCCCCGTGATCGGCGGCTACACCTATGACGGGGTGCAGCATCGCGACACCACCCCGGTGTTCGGTGCCCGGCTCGGCTACAACTTCACCAAGGCGTTCGGCGTGGAGGGGCTTTTCGACTACGCGCATACCGAGTCGACCAAGTCGGAACAGAAATTCGACATGTACCGCTACGGCGGTGAGTTGCTGTATCATTTCTTCCCGGACAATACCCTTGTCCCTTATGTGGCCGCCGGCTATGCCGGTCTCAACTTCAACGACAACAAGCCGCAGGGGGCTTTTGATTACGGTGCCGGCTTGAAGTACTTCCTCACCGACAACTTCGCGCTGCGGGGCGACGTGCGCCATATCCTCTACAATTTCCAAAGCAAGACCATCAATAACGTCGAGTACACGGTCGGCGCCTACATCCCCTTCGGCGGGACGGCACCGGTCGTAAAAGCGGTTGAGGCCCCGGCCCCTGCTCCGGCTCCGGCGCCCGAACCTCCCAAAGCGGTGGAACCTCCGCCGGTAGCCCCGGCCCCTGCCGCACCCACGAGCACCCTGGCGGTTGCACCCGCAACCGTCACCAAGGGAGAGCCCGCCACCCTGAGCTGGACTTCGCGGAACGCCACCGCCTGCGATATCCAACCCGGCATTGGGGCTGTCCAACCCCAGGGTTCCATGAGCATCACGCCCGCCGATAACACCGACTACACCCTGACCTGCACCGGCGCAGGCGGTAGCGTCACGAGCGCGGCCAAGGTCGCGGTTACTGCGCCGGTCGTCGCGAAACCGGTTGCCAAGCTGTGCAGCCCCACGACGCTGGGGATTCAGTTCGACACGGCCAAGTCCGACATCAAGCCCAAGTACCATGACGAGCTGAAAAAAGTGGGTGATTTCCTCACCGAGAACCCGGGCGCCAAGGGCGTCATCGAAGGACACACCGACAACGTCGGTTCCCTGAAGATGAATATGGACCTTTCCCAGCGCCGCGCCGAGAGCGTGAGGGCGTACATCATCAAGAACTTCGGCATTGCACCTGAGCGGATCAGCGCCAAGGGGTACGGCCCCACCAAGCCGGTTGCCAGCAACAAAAACGCCGCCGGCAAGCAGAAGAACCGCCGCATCGACGCAAACTTCACCTGCGACGGCAAGTGA
- the larA gene encoding nickel-dependent lactate racemase yields the protein MDLKYGSTSFPLLLPPERLAGVIEPAISLPSQSPEEIISGALDDCEPMLANFAPGDRVVIVTSDITRYTGSEVYLPLLVERLNRQGIPDRNIEILIALGIHRKQTPHEHEKILGPLHGRIRVSDHDCDDRAGLVTVGKTSANIEVSLNRRAVEADRLILTGVIGFHYFAGFGGGRKALLPGIASRQACMASHFCVLNPQPGSGKNPLATTGNLEGNPVHQAMVEACAMVEPDLLLNTVLSPDKRIVAAFAGEWREAHERGCRSYRESFSYPVAAKADLVVVSCGGFPRDINLIQAHKSMEYASQALKPGGVMILLAECRDGFGNATFFDWFRHRTLDRFEAALREQYEINGQTAYSLLQKAQRFTIILVSRLPGHQVKEMGMAPASSLAAAMEKAEALLPPLWRALVMPDGGSVLPVAAP from the coding sequence GTGGACCTCAAATACGGATCGACCTCGTTTCCGCTCCTGCTCCCGCCGGAGCGCCTGGCCGGCGTCATCGAGCCGGCCATCTCCCTCCCCTCCCAATCCCCCGAAGAGATCATCTCCGGGGCGCTCGACGATTGCGAGCCCATGCTCGCGAACTTTGCGCCGGGAGATCGGGTCGTCATCGTTACTTCCGACATCACCCGCTACACCGGCAGCGAGGTTTACCTTCCCCTGCTGGTGGAACGGCTCAACCGCCAAGGGATACCGGACCGCAACATCGAGATCCTGATCGCCCTCGGCATCCATCGCAAACAGACCCCCCATGAGCACGAAAAGATCCTGGGCCCGCTCCATGGCCGCATCAGGGTCAGCGACCACGACTGCGACGACCGCGCCGGACTGGTCACGGTGGGGAAGACCTCCGCCAACATCGAGGTCAGCCTCAACCGCCGGGCTGTGGAGGCCGACCGGCTCATTCTGACCGGGGTGATCGGCTTTCATTACTTCGCCGGGTTCGGCGGGGGGCGCAAGGCGCTCCTGCCCGGCATCGCCAGCCGTCAGGCCTGCATGGCGAGCCACTTCTGCGTACTCAACCCCCAGCCGGGCAGCGGCAAGAACCCACTGGCCACCACCGGCAACCTGGAGGGGAACCCGGTGCACCAGGCCATGGTCGAGGCCTGCGCCATGGTCGAACCGGACCTGCTCCTGAACACGGTCCTCTCTCCGGACAAGCGCATCGTTGCCGCTTTTGCCGGAGAGTGGCGCGAAGCCCACGAACGGGGATGCCGCTCCTACCGGGAGTCGTTTTCCTACCCGGTGGCGGCCAAGGCCGATCTGGTCGTCGTTTCCTGCGGCGGCTTTCCCAGGGACATCAACCTCATCCAGGCGCACAAGTCCATGGAGTACGCCTCCCAGGCCCTCAAGCCAGGAGGCGTGATGATCCTCCTGGCCGAGTGCCGGGACGGCTTCGGCAACGCCACGTTCTTCGACTGGTTCCGGCATCGCACTCTTGACCGGTTCGAGGCCGCCCTCAGAGAACAGTACGAGATCAACGGCCAGACCGCCTATTCCCTGTTGCAGAAGGCGCAGCGCTTCACCATCATCCTGGTATCCCGGCTCCCGGGCCACCAGGTCAAGGAGATGGGCATGGCCCCCGCCTCCTCGCTCGCAGCAGCCATGGAAAAGGCCGAAGCCCTGCTGCCGCCCTTATGGCGGGCCCTGGTCATGCCCGATGGCGGGAGCGTACTGCCGGTGGCGGCACCCTGA
- a CDS encoding YtxH domain-containing protein, which translates to MSTTNDNAAAAVIAFVSGAVIGAAAALLLTPKPGREVREKLTDLGENAAEKMRRLAREAKFKVSPKAKNGDFQYDGGDAWI; encoded by the coding sequence ATGTCAACCACCAACGATAATGCCGCAGCAGCAGTCATTGCCTTTGTCTCCGGCGCCGTCATCGGCGCTGCCGCCGCGCTTCTTCTGACCCCGAAACCGGGACGCGAGGTGCGGGAGAAACTGACCGACCTGGGGGAAAACGCTGCCGAGAAGATGCGGCGCCTCGCCCGGGAAGCAAAATTCAAGGTGTCACCCAAGGCAAAGAACGGGGACTTCCAGTACGACGGCGGCGACGCCTGGATCTAA